Proteins encoded by one window of Pecten maximus chromosome 15, xPecMax1.1, whole genome shotgun sequence:
- the LOC117343267 gene encoding sepiapterin reductase-like yields MEKRENIFLKKSFVAITGASRGIGRCMALKFAVKFPPNSVLVLMARNVEALESVRTELQATTPNITVLVRQYDQGKTDEGYFNGIFDSLLTEGKCSKDNFKQVMLVHNCATIGDKDKTALQLCDADRVRSYFDINLSNEFCKAARDMFFRVLSAEEPSIRVLTYAPGGVDTGMLRDLEANSSSTPFRQMLNGLRQDGQILAPEETVVNLVRVLEDNAFENADHVDNYGQTAQPYIDKFLN; encoded by the exons ATGGAGAAACGAGAGAATATTTTCCTCAAGAAGAGTTTTGTAGCCATTACCGGAGCTAGTAGAGGAATTGGTAGATGCATGGCCCTGAAGTTTGCGGTCAAGTTCCCTCCGAATTCCGTCTTGGTACTGATGGCAAGGAATGTGGAGGCTTTGGAAAGCGTCAGGACGGAATTGCAAGCAACGACTCCCAATATAACGGTATTAGTTCGACAGTATGATCAAGGAAAAACTGATGAAGGATATTTTAATGGGATATTTGACAGTCTGCTTACTGAAGGCAAATGTTCAAAGGATAATTTTAAACAGGTAATGCTTGTTCATAACTGTGCTACAATCGGGGACAAAGATAAGACTGCGCTTCAGTTGTGTGACGCCGATCGCGTGCGGTCTTACTTTGACATAAACCTATCTAACGAATTCT GCAAAGCCGCCCGTGATATGTTCTTCCGAGTCCTTTCTGCCGAAGAACCATCTATTCGGGTTCTGACATACGCCCCAGGTGGTGTTGACACAGGCATGTTGCGAGATCTAGAAGCAAATTCATCCTCAACTCCATTCCGTCAAATGTTAAATG GCCTGCGTCAGGACGGTCAAATACTGGCACCGGAGGAAACTGTGGTTAACCTTGTACGGGTACTGGAGGACAACGCGTTCGAAAATGCTGATCACGTGGACAACTATGGTCAGACAGCTCAGCCATATATTGACAAATTTTTAAACTGA
- the LOC117343268 gene encoding uncharacterized protein LOC117343268: MVSHGAKQNKANNDSTNDDSKSDLENTKSKVLTEVEGLGIDNGQAKPDTGKRETIRQGNMPGSRVCNKGGSNIVDRAHKEIQDTSTVQLKPRTLSCLYAKANIDGAYYSLLVDSGSSVSIISHKLFERLGLDEKSLRGTRLVLLAANGKKLGIKGEVKLDFTLNNKQFQHRFVIADIRGITGLLGTDFLEHYNGILHVAKKKLQTSKGQVTLVKLDDVRECACIRVKETIRIPPESELVIEARLEGETGSDLACILPGKFSTDHQLLVAHSLLEQGKAELPEHLKPLVERSSVGLDEEQADALTKLIAEFQDIFVDTSGKLGQTDLTAHRIDTERAKSIKIPPRRVPLAKKEVIEAELEKMLGAGVIEPSDSPWSAPICLVTKKDGSCRFCIDFRGINAVTRKDAYPLPRIDDTLDTLAGARWFCTLDMASGYWQIKMDEADKHKTAFSTHLGLFEFNVMPFGLANAAATFERLMEMVLKGLNWKKCLCYLDDVVVFGTDFKTTLQNLELVFQRFRQANLKLKPKKCELFRKEIVYLGHIVSEEGIRCDPTKTSAFKEWNRPHSATEVRSFLGLVGYYRKFIDSFAHIANPLMKLLKKNVKFHWDTKCEEAFNKLKGSLLTAPVLSFPTREDRFILDTDASATGIGAILVQLQNGEEKVICYAAKTLNGAQRNYCTTKRELLAVVTFVRHFKYYLTGRRFTIRTDHAPLVWLKNVKEPEGILARWISILETFDFEIMYRAGTQHRNADAMSRQASRKCKRDDCPDCYGEKKVSKPEVASEPEVRPTQEVVSKPEVSSTPEVRPTPEVVSKPEAASEPEVVHAPEVSSKQEITCKPEVIHKPEVRYEQEGESDQEVISKSINIHPIITPQQHNPLEGDTATNWLDVWTKTQLTSMQEQDISISKVIEILDSDSAKPNAKTISKWSNEVKTLYAMRDSLEIIDGLLYKRTDSELLHKQLIAPTRIRQHIFEELHIRRTAGHFGRDRSLAAIKKRFYWVGMSEDIARWCKQCDICAKGKPGPGSDKSALRQFHPTRPMQYMAVDIFGGLPVSNSGNAYIIVVGDYFTKLKEAFAVPNHTALTVADKLVTEVFCRFGCPEFIHTDQGAEFESELFQTVCRKLEVNKTRTSPYHPQSDGLVERFNRTMKRMLATFAHENKEDWDDHLPYLMLAYRSSVHSSTGYSPNKLMLGREVMLPIDLMVGLPPGDEGNPCPVAYVEWMQHAMNTAFDSANNNLGLSAKRQKKYYDIGTKDKDIEVGTWVWRWYPPAAGQKLELGWTGPHLVIARLSELTYTIQKDPRAKLVNIHIDQLKSYLGSKPPQNWVKDSVHESGGRQSGSLGLEDSAHESQGAMGGHQTVGLPVVGDNGQNMQGGVINRQIEERRTRGGRTVKPPQVYSP, from the exons ATGGTGTCACATGGGgccaaacaaaacaaagcaaacaatGACTCTACCAATGATGACAGCAAATCTGATTTGGAAAATACCAAATCCAAGGTACTCACTGAGGTAGAGGGGTTGGGTATAGATAACGGACAGGCAAAACCAGATACAGGGAAAAGAGAGACAATAAGACAGGGTAATATGCCAGGAAGTAGGGTATGTAACAAGGGAGGTAGTAATATTGTTGATAGGGCACACAAAGAAATTCAAGACACAAGTACAGTGCAACTGAAGCCAAGGACACTGTCATGTTTATATGCCAAAGCAAATATTGATGGAGCATATTATTCACTGCTGGTTGACTCAGGGTCCTCTGTTTCAATAATTTCTCACAAGCTGTTTGAACGGTTGGGTCTAGATGAAAAAAGTTTAAGGGGAACAAGACTCGTCCTACTGGCGGCAAATGGAAAAAAATTGGGAATTAAGGGTGAAGTGAAATTGGATTTCACACTCAACAATAAACAGTTCCAACATAGGTTTGTAATAGCTGACATCAGGGGAATCACAGGTTTGTTGGGAACAGACTTCCTTGAGCATTACAATGGTATACTGCACGTAGCAAAGAAAAAGCTACAGACCAGCAAGGGGCAGGTGACGTTGGTGAAGCTTGATGACGTCAGAGAGTGTGCATGCATAAGGGTAAAAGAAACTATTAGGATACCCCCGGAATCAGAGCTGGTCATAGAAGCTAGACTAGAAGGAGAAACCGGAAGTGACTTAGCATGCATTCTACCAGGGAAATTTTCTACTGACCACCAGCTATTGGTGGCTCATAGCCTGTTAG AGCAGGGTAAGGCAGAGCTACCCGAACACCTAAAACCACTAGTGGAGAGATCATCAGTTGGTCTGGATGAAGAACAAGCAGACGCACTGACTAAGTTGATAGCTGAGTTCCAGGACATATTTGTTGACACCTCTGGGAAGTTAGGACAAACAGACCTCACAGCTCACCGTATAGATACTGAGAGGGCAAAGTCAATCAAGATCCCACCAAGGAGAGTACCTTTAGCAAAAAAAGAGGTCATTGAGGCAGAGCTTGAGAAAATGCTTGGGGCTGGAGTAATAGAACCAAGTGATAGTCCTTGGTCAGCACCCATATGTCTGGTGACGAAGAAAGACGGTTCATGCAGATTTTGTATAGACTTTAGGGGAATAAATGCAGTCACTAGAAAAGATGCCTACCCATTACCAAGGATAGATGACACTCTAGACACCTTGGCCGGAGCAAGATGGTTTTGTACCCTGGATATGGCAAGCGGATATTGGCAAATAAAGATGGACGAAGCAGACAAACACAAAACAGCTTTCTCCACACACCTTGGTTTGTTTGAATTCAATGTCATGCCGTTTGGATTGGCAAATGCAGCAGCAACATTTGAGAGGCTTATGGAGATGGTACTTAAAGGATTAAACTGGAAAAAATGTCTCTGCTATTTGGATGACGTTGTGGTATTTGGCACAGATTTCAAGACCACACTGCAAAATCTGGAGCTTGTATTTCAACGATTTAGACAGGCCAACCTGAAGTTAAAGCCAAAGAAGTGTGAACTTTTTCGTAAGGAAATAGTCTATCTGGGGCATATAGTTTCCGAAGAAGGCATCCGATGTGATCCCACCAAAACCTCTGCATTCAAGGAATGGAACAGACCACACAGTGCGACCGAGGTGCGAAGTTTCCTGGGGTTAGTAGGTTACTACAGGAAATTCATAGATAGTTTTGCGCATATCGCAAATCCACTGATGAAACTACTAAAGAAGAACGTCAAATTCCATTGGGACACCAAGTGTGAGGAAGCTTTCAACAAACTTAAGGGCAGCCTACTAACAGCTCCGGTACTGAGTTTTCCGACCAGAGAGGACAGGTTTATACTAGACACAGATGCAAGCGCCACAGGGATTGGGGCCATATTGGTACAACTTCAAAATGGCGAGGAGAAGGTGATCTGCTATGCAGCTAAAACCCTGAATGGAGCACAGCGGAATTACTGCACGACAAAGAGAGAATTACTGGCAGTAGTCACCTTTGTCCGGCATTTCAAATATTATCTGACTGGAAGAAGGTTTACCATCCGGACAGACCATGCACCTTTGGTCTGGCTCAAAAACGTTAAAGAACCAGAAGGCATACTGGCACGCTGGATCAGTATACTTGAAACCTTTGATTTTGAGATCATGTACAGAGCTGGTACACAACACCGCAACGCGGATGCTATGTCGAGACAGGCTAGCAGAAAATGTAAAAGAGATGATTGTCCTGACTGCTATGGCgaaaaaaaagtatcaaaacCGGAAGTAGCATCGGAACCGGAAGTAAGACCAACACAGGAAGTGGTATCCAAACCGGAAGTATCATCAACACCGGAAGTAAGACCCACACCGGAAGTGGTATCCAAACCGGAAGCAGCATCAGAACCGGAAGTGGTCCACGCACCGGAAGTGTCGTCCAAACAGGAAATAACATGTAAACCGGAAGTAATACACAAACCGGAAGTGAGATATGAACAGGAAGGAGAATCAGACCAGGAAGTTATCTCTAAAAGCATCAATATACATCCAATCATAACACCTCAACAACATAATCCCTTGGAAGGGGATACAGCTACAAACTGGTTAGATGTCTGGACTAAGACTCAGTTAACTAGCATGCAAGAACAGGATATTTCCATTTCGAAAGTAATAGAGATTCTCGACAGCGATTCAGCAAAACCAAACGCCAAGACCATAAGTAAATGGAGCAATGAGGTCAAGACCTTGTATGCCATGCGAGACTCACTAGAAATAATAGATGGGTTACTGTACAAGAGAACGGACTCTGAGTTACTCCACAAACAGCTTATAGCCCCTACAAGAATACGCCAACATATCTTCGAAGAACTACATATAAGAAGGACCGCCGGACATTTCGGAAGGGACAGGTCATTAGCAGCCATAAAGAAAAGATTTTACTGGGTAGGGATGTCTGAGGATATCGCCAGATGGTGTAAGCAGTGTGACATATGCGCCAAGGGTAAACCAGGTCCAGGATCAGACAAATCAGCCCTTAGACAATTTCATCCCACTAGACCGATGCAGTACATGGCTGTGGACATATTTGGTGGCCTGCCAGTATCCAACAGTGGAAATGCATACATAATAGTAGTTGGGGATTACTTCACCAAGTTGAAGGAAGCCTTTGCTGTACCGAACCATACTGCACTCACAGTAGCTGATAAGCTGGTCACAGAGGTTTTCTGTCGATTTGGTTGTCCAGAATTCATACACACAGACCAAGGAGCAGAGTTTGAGTCAGAACTTTTCCAAACGGTTTGCAGGAAACTggaagtaaacaagacaagaaCATCTCCTTATCATCCACAGTCAGATGGACTGGTGGAGAGATTTAACAGGACTATGAAAAGAATGCTTGCAACATTTGCACATGAAAACAAAGAGGACTGGGATGATCATTTACCTTACCTCATGCTAGCCTATAGGTCATCAGTGCATAGCAGCACGGGATACTCCCCGAATAAACTAATGCTGGGGAGGGAGGTGATGCTGCCCATAGATCTCATGGTGGGATTGCCGCCGGGTGATGAAGGAAACCCATGTCCAGTAGCATATGTTGAATGGATGCAGCATGCTATGAACACAGCATTTGACTCAGCAAATAACAATTTAGGTCTATCTGCTAAAAGACAAAAGAAATATTACGACATAGGCACAAAGGACAAAGATATTGAGGTTGGGACCTGGGTATGGAGGTGGTATCCTCCAGCAGCAGGGCAAAAGTTAGAATTGGGTTGGACAGGACCTCACTTGGTGATAGCTAGGTTATCAGAATTAACATACACCATCCAGAAAGATCCAAGGGCTAAGCTAGTAAATATCCATATAGATCAGCTGAAATCATACTTAGGTAGTAAACCTCCACAAAATTGGGTCAAGGACTCAGTGCATGAGTCTGGGGGGAGGCAGTCAGGTTCATTGGGATTAGAAGACTCAGCACATGAGTCTCAGGGTGCAATGGGTGGCCATCAAACAGTTGGGTTACCAGTTGTCGGTGATAATGGGCAGAACATGCAAGGGGGTGTGATAAATAGACAGATAGAAGAAAGAAGAACAAGGGGCGGTAGAACAGTAAAACCACCTCAAGTTTACTCACCATAA
- the LOC117343269 gene encoding sepiapterin reductase-like, whose protein sequence is MEKPENIFLKKSFVAITGASRGIGRCMALKFAVKFPPNSVLVLMARNMMALESVRTDLQARAPNITVLVQQYDQGKTDEGYFNGIFDSLLTESKLSKGKAARDMFFRVLSAEEPSIRVLTYAPGWVDTDMLRDLEANSFSTPIRKLVNGLRENGEIVAPEESVAVLERVLEDNAFENADHVDNYGQTAQPYIDNFIN, encoded by the exons ATGGAGAAACCAGAGAACATTTTCCTCAAAAAGAGTTTTGTAGCCATTACCGGAGCCAGTAGAGGAATTGGTAGATGCATGGCCCTGAAGTTTGCGGTCAAGTTCCCTCCAAATTCCGTCTTGGTACTGATGGCGAGGAATATGATGGCTTTGGAAAGCGTCAGGACGGATTTGCAAGCAAGGGCTCCCAATATAACGGTATTAGTTCAACAGTATGATCAAGGAAAAACTGATGAaggatattttaatggaatatttgatagtttgctCACTGAAAGCAAACTTTCAAAGG GCAAAGCTGCCCGTGATATGTTTTTCCGAGTTCTTTCTGCCGAAGAACCATCTATTCGGGTTCTGACATACGCCCCAGGTTGGGTTGACACAGACATGTTGCGAGATCTAGAAGCAAATTCATTCTCAACTCCAATCCGTAAATTGGTAAATG GCCTGCGTGAGAACGGCGAAATAGTGGCACCGGAGGAATCTGTTGCCGTCCTTGAACGGGTACTGGAGGACAACGCGTTCGAAAATGCTGATCACGTGGACAACTATGGTCAGACAGCTCAGCcatatattgataattttattaattga